GGATGAAGGCTTGAATGAGGTGATGGGATTCCTTGAAGGGATTATGGAAGGCAAGGAAATGTTTGTATGCTTTTTTTGTTTAGGCCCGAATAATTCAAGATTTTCAATTCCGGCATTGCAAGTAACGGATTCTGCATATGTTGTGCACAGCGAGACGATTCTTTATAGGAGAGGTTATGAAGAATTTAAGAGGCTGAATGGATCAAAAAAATTTTTTTGTTTCATTCATTCTGCAGGTGAGCTGGATGAGAGGGGCAATTCAAAGAATATTGATAGAAGAAGAATATACATGGACCTTCATGAGAATAAAGTGTTTACAGTTAACAACCAATATGCGGGAAACAGTGTTGGCTTGAAGAAATTGGCTTTGCGATTGGGAATAAATAAAGCAAGCCAAGAGGACTGGCTGTGCGAGCACATGCTTATTGTGGGCGTCCATCCTTCAGGCAAGGCCAGAGTAACGTATTTTACAGGAGCTTTTCCTTCAGCATGCGGCAAAACTTCTACTGCAATGATAGCTGGGCAGACAATAATAGGAGATGATATAGCATACATCAAAGCAGGAGATAACGGCCAGGCCTATGCTGTTAATGTTGAACAGGGCATTTTTGGAATTATACAGGACATAAACCCAAATGATGATCCTGTGATCTACAAAGCATTAACAACACAGAGGGAATTAATATTCTCCAATGTTCTTATTGCCGATGATGTTCCTTACTGGCTCGGAATTGGAAAAGAACTGCCTAAAACAGGGATTAATTTTTCTGGAGACTGGCATGAAGGCAAGAAAGATAAAGACGGTAATGCAATAGACCCTGCCCATAAAAATGCCCGCTATACAATAAGAATTAATGATCTTGACAATGCCGATCCCAAATCTGATGATCCCAACGGTGTTCCGATTTCAGGATTTATTTACGGAGGCCGTGATTCAGATACAACTGTGCCTGTCTTCGAATCTTTAAGCTGGGGCCATGGCGTTTATGTCGGGGCTGTAGTTGAATCTGAAACAACAACTGCCACAATCGGCAAAGTAGGAGTGAGAACCCATGATCCGATGGCCAATATTGATTTCCTGGTTGTTCCTCTGGGGCTTTACATCAAAAACCATCTTGCTTTTGGAGACAGGCTGGACAAACAGCCAAGGATTTTTCATACAAATTATTTCCTGAAAGAGAACGGAAACTTTCTTAATTCAAAGCTTGACAAGAAAGTCTGGCTTATGTGGATGGAAGGAAGGGTCAATAATGAGCTTGAAGCCATTGAAACGCCTGTCGGCTTTATTCCAAAATACGATGATTTAAAGAAGTTATTCAGAGATATTTTTAACAAAGATTATAAAGAAGAAGAATATGAAAAGCAGTTTACAATAAGAACTGCAAAATTACTTGAGAAACTCGGCAGAATGGAAGCCGTGTACAAGGAAGAAAGCGATCTCCCTACTCTGTTCTTAGAGCATCTTCACCAAGAGCAGAAAAGACTGATGGAAGCGAAAGAGAAATTCGGAAAAGAAGACATATCTCCTTTTGATTTTGAATAAATAATTATTTTTCTTCTTCAACCTTTATCGCCGCCTTCGGGCACTGTACAACGCAGGCATTGCAGGCAATGCATTCCTTTTCTTTCAGAATAAACGCTTTATTCTTTTCATCCTTGCCGAAAACTTCCATAGGGCATATTTCAATGCATTTCAGGCAGTTGTCGCATTTCTCAGCGCTTATTGTTACTGTTATTTTTGGCATCTTACTTGATCGCGCTTGTTTCCTTGCTTTTAACAATCTTAGATTTAGCTTCTTTTGGGACTTTGGGAGGATCTTTTTTCAGCTCTTTTAATTCTTCTTTTTCTATTTGAACATCTTTTGGAACTTCATCTTTCTTTGCAGAAGGAGTTTCTTTTTCTGATTTGGCCTCTTCTATTATCTTCCCTTC
This genomic stretch from Candidatus Woesearchaeota archaeon harbors:
- a CDS encoding phosphoenolpyruvate carboxykinase (GTP) → MDEKNLAKLLELKNQHVIEIVEKYVDLCRPGKVTVLTDSEEDCDYVKELTIKNKEELQLAMDGHTVHFDGFYDQGRDKKNTRVLLPKGAKASKFLEWKDRDEGLNEVMGFLEGIMEGKEMFVCFFCLGPNNSRFSIPALQVTDSAYVVHSETILYRRGYEEFKRLNGSKKFFCFIHSAGELDERGNSKNIDRRRIYMDLHENKVFTVNNQYAGNSVGLKKLALRLGINKASQEDWLCEHMLIVGVHPSGKARVTYFTGAFPSACGKTSTAMIAGQTIIGDDIAYIKAGDNGQAYAVNVEQGIFGIIQDINPNDDPVIYKALTTQRELIFSNVLIADDVPYWLGIGKELPKTGINFSGDWHEGKKDKDGNAIDPAHKNARYTIRINDLDNADPKSDDPNGVPISGFIYGGRDSDTTVPVFESLSWGHGVYVGAVVESETTTATIGKVGVRTHDPMANIDFLVVPLGLYIKNHLAFGDRLDKQPRIFHTNYFLKENGNFLNSKLDKKVWLMWMEGRVNNELEAIETPVGFIPKYDDLKKLFRDIFNKDYKEEEYEKQFTIRTAKLLEKLGRMEAVYKEESDLPTLFLEHLHQEQKRLMEAKEKFGKEDISPFDFE
- a CDS encoding 4Fe-4S binding protein, whose translation is MPKITVTISAEKCDNCLKCIEICPMEVFGKDEKNKAFILKEKECIACNACVVQCPKAAIKVEEEK